A region of Lycium barbarum isolate Lr01 chromosome 1, ASM1917538v2, whole genome shotgun sequence DNA encodes the following proteins:
- the LOC132600010 gene encoding aspartyl protease APCB1, whose translation MEETKDSPPVQGVVIITLPPPDNPSLGKTITAFTLYDSPPPPQQEPPQQEPSQQSQPHNQDPNTDFFHVSLEKSFFFRPRMILGFLGISLIALSFWSSLPQETLFELRDVEDHDHNSSNSSFILPLYPKRGSAWNSRTDVEFKLGRFVDFKPDIVMDQEKIAKSVSAATKLGSSANFPVKGNIHSDGLYYTYMLVGDPPKPYFLDIDTGSDLMWIQCDAPCTSCAKGAHPLYKPRNINMIPPKNPYCVEVQGNLRSKYCDNCHQCDYEIEYADHSSSFGVLAKDEIQLVLANGTATKSNVVFGCAYDQQGTLLNTLASTDGILGLSRASISLPSQLARHGFINNVVGHCLGTDTNGGYLFLGNDFVPHWQMSWVPMLNYPFPNLYQAQLMKMNYGGKELRLGSTRDRQGTAVFDSGSTYTYFTDQAYKALISMLEEISSEDLIKDVSDTTLPICWRAKFPVRSITEVRQFFKPLNLQFGSKWRIVSTKLSIPAEGYLTISEKGNVCLGILDGSNIHDGSAIILGDISLRGQLFVYDNVNQKIGWIRSNCERPQKLASLPFF comes from the exons ATGGAGGAAACAAAAGACTCTCCTCCAGTACAAGGTGTAGTAATAATCACACTACCACCTCCTGACAATCCTTCTTTAGGCAAAACCATAACTGCATTTACACTCTATGattcaccaccaccaccacaacaAGAACCACCACAACAAGAACCATCACAACAAAGCCAACCACATAATCAAGATCCAAACACTGATTTTTTTCATGTTTCTTTAGAAAAATCTTTCTTTTTTCGACCAAGAATGATTCTTGGATTTCTGGGTATCTCTTTAATTGCTTTATCATTCTGGTCTTCACTTCCACAAGAGACCCTTTTTGAATTACGTGATGTGGAGGATCATGATCATAACAGTTCCAACAGTTCGTTTATTCTTCCTTTGTATCCTAAGCGTGGTAGTGCCTGGAATTCAAGAACGGATGTTGAGTTCAAACTTGGGAGGTTTGTGGATTTCAAACCtgatattgttatggatcaagAAAAGATTGCTAAGTCTGTTTCTGCTGCAACTAAGTTGGGCTCTTCTGCTAATTTTCCTGTCAAGGGTAATATTCATTCGGATGG GTTGTACTACACATATATGCTTGTTGGAGATCCTCCTAAGCCTTATTTTCTTGATATTGATACGGGAAGTGACTTGATGTGGATCCAATGTGATGCTCCATGCACTAGTTGTGCTAAG GGAGCCCACCCATTGTACAAGCCCAGAAATATCAATATGATACCTCCCAAAAATCCCTATTGTGTTGAGGTTCAAGGGAATCTGAGATCCAAGTATTGTGATAACTGTCATCAATGTGATTACGAAATAGAATACGCTGACCACAGCTCTTCTTTTGGGGTTCTTGCAAAAGATGAAATTCAATTGGTGCTTGCAAATGGGACAGCAACCAAGTCAAATGTTGTCTTCGG CTGTGCATATGATCAGCAAGGCACGCTTCTCAACACTTTAGCAAGCACTGATGGGATCCTTGGACTTAGCAGAGCTTCAATCAGTTTGCCTTCTCAGCTAGCGCGCCATGGGTTCATCAACAATGTTGTTGGACATTGTCTTGGCACTGATACAAATGGGGGCTACTTGTTCTTAGGCAATGACTTCGTCCCACATTGGCAGATGTCTTGGGTCCCTATGCTGAATTACCCATTTCC AAATCTCTATCAAGCACAATTGATGAAAATGAACTATGGAGGGAAAGAACTTCGATTAGGCAGCACGAGAGATCGACAAGGTACAGCAGTGTTTGACAGTGGCAGTACTTATACATATTTTACAGATCAAGCATACAAAGCTTTAATTTCCATG CTTGAAGAGATTTCCAGTGAAGATCTTATCAAGGATGTATCAGACACGACATTACCCATTTGCTGGCGAGCTAAATTTCCAGTAAG ATCTATTACAGAGGTTAGACAATTCTTCaaaccattaaaccttcaattTGGAAGCAAGTGGCGTATCGTGTCCACTAAGCTCTCCATTCCTGCAGAAGGGTATTTGACTATAAGT GAAAAGGGTAACGTGTGCTTAGGTATACTTGACGGAAGCAACATTCATGATGGTTCTGCTATAATACTTGGAG ATATTTCACTACGTGGTCAGTTGTTCGTGTATGACAATGTTAACCAGAAGATTGGGTGGATAAGATCCAATTGTGAACGACCACAGAAACTTGCGAGTCTTCCATTTTTTTGA
- the LOC132600022 gene encoding protein CASP: MDSPRGGPERDKTNTTSSPLAAVATFWKDFDLEKERSTLDEQGLRIAENQENSQKNRRKLAESTRDFKKASNEDKLSMFNSLLKGYQEEVDNLTKRAKYGENAFLNIYQKLYEAPDPYPVIASIADKDSKLSELESENRKMKVELEEFRMEATHLKNQQATIRRLEERCRQLEQQMEEKVKEVVEIKQRSLAEENQKTLEVLKEREQLLQDQLRQAQDSVSTMQKLHELAQSQLFEVRAQSEEERAAKQSEVNLLMDEVERAQGRLLSLEREKGLLRSQLQTANEDNDHKNSDNLDADSALENSLYAKEKIISELNVELHKLENTLSNEREEHINEIKKLNSLLNEKEVALEELKKELQTRPTTKLIDDLRKKVKILQAVGYNTIEAEDWEVATSGQEMSKLESLLLDKNRKVEHELTQLKVQLSERTSLLESAEAKIVELTAKVNEQQRLIQKLEDDILKGYSAKERKGTRFDDWDLSESGGTEPSENAEQRHVSSDQDQSSMLKVICNQRDRFRARLRETEEEIRQLKEKIGTLTSELDKTKADNVKLYGKIRYVQDYNSERVISRGSKKYVEDLESGFSSDVESKYKKMYEDDINPFAAFSKKERDQRYKELGLRDKITLSSGRFLLGNKYARTFVFFYTIGLHILVFTCLYRMSALSYLSHGEESHVGDKNLNLPHAL; this comes from the exons ATGGATTCCCCACGAGGAGGACCAGAGAGAGACAAGACGAACACAACGTCTTCTCCTCTTGCTGCTGTCGCCACCTTCTGGAAAG ACTTTGATTTGGAGAAAGAACGGAGTACACTGGACGAACAAGGTCTCAGGATAGCTGAAAATCAGGAGAACAGTCAGAAGAACCGACGAAAACTTGCAGAGAGCACTCGAG ATTTTAAAAAAGCTTCAAATGAAGACAAGTTGAGCATGTTCAACTCTTTGCTCAAGGGGTACCAAGAGGAGGTTGACAATCTTACCAAGAGAGCTAAGTATGGGGAAAATGCTTTCCTTAACATTTATCAAAAACTATACGAGGCACCAGATCCTTATCCGGTCATTGCTTCAATTGCT GACAAGGATTCAAAACTATCAGAATTAGAGTCTGAGAACCGAAAAATGAAGGTTGAACTTGAAGAATTTCGCATGGAAGCAACTCATCTGAAAAATCAACAAGCGACAATCAGAAGACTTGAAGAGCGGTGCCGGCAGTTAGAGCAACAG ATGGAGGAAAAAGTGAAGGAAGTTGTAGAAATCAAGCAACGCAGTTTGGCAGAAGAGAACCAGAAAACACTTGAGGTTTTAAAAGAAAG GGAGCAATTACTGCAGGATCAATTACGCCAAGCTCAAGATAGTGTTTCTACCATGCAAAAGTTGCATGAACTTGCACAAAGCCAGTTGTTTGAAGTTCGTGCACAATCAG AGGAAGAGAGAGCCGCAAAGCAATCAGAAGTCAATCTCTTAATGGATGAAGTTGAACGAGCTCAAGGTCGCCTTCTTAGTCTTgaaagagaaaag GGGTTGTTGCGCTCACAATTACAGACTGCTAACGAAGATAATGATCACAAGAACAG TGATAATTTGGATGCCGATAGTGCTCTTGAGAATTCTCTGTATGCCAAAGAGAAGATAATCTCTGAACTAAATGTGGAACTTCATAAGTTGGAGAACACCTTATCAAATGAGCGAGAAGAacacatcaatgagataaagaagtTGAATTCTctgctaaatgaaaag GAAGTTGCTCTTGAAGAACTAAAGAAGGAACTTCAAACACGGCCTACAACAAAGCTGATAgatgatttgaggaagaaagtaAAGATCTTACAG GCTGTGGGTTATAATACAATTGAGGCTGAAGATTGGGAAGTTGCTACCAGTGGACAAGAGATGAGCAAACTTGAGTCGTTACTTCTTGACAAGAATCGGAAAGTGGAGCATGAACTAACACAATTGAAG GTCCAACTTTCTGAGAGGACTTCTTTGCTGGAATCAGCCGAAGCAAAGATTGTAGAGCTGACCGCAAAGGTTAATGAACAACAAAGGTTAATACAGAAGCTAGAGGATGATATTCTTAAG GGATACAGTgctaaagaaagaaaaggtacTCGATTTGATGATTGGGATCTATCAGAGTCTGGTGGAACAGAGCCTTCTGAG AACGCAGAGCAGAGGCATGTTTCCTCAGACCAAGATCAAAGCTCGATGCTTAAGGTGATCTGCAACCAAAGAGACCGTTTCCGTGCCCGTTTGCGGGAGACTGAAGAG GAAATTAGACAGCTGAAGGAGAAGATAGGGACACTGACCTCAGAACTTGATAAAACAAAAGCAGATAATGTCAAGCTTTATGGAAAGATTCGTTATGTTCAGGATTATAATTCTGAGAGAGTGATTTCTAGAGGATCAAAAAAG TATGTAGAAGATTTAGAAAGTGGTTTCAGCTCTGATGTGGAATCCAAATACAAGAAGATGTATGAGGATGATATAAATCCATTTGCGGCATTCTCAAAGAAG GAAAGAGATCAAAGATACAAAGAATTAGGCTTGAGGGACAAGATTACTCTCAGTAGTGGCCGTTTTCTTCTTGGTAACAA